A genomic segment from Sparus aurata chromosome 10, fSpaAur1.1, whole genome shotgun sequence encodes:
- the camta2 gene encoding calmodulin-binding transcription activator 2 isoform X3 produces the protein MSNKEMVSTETENKGPRKVFLPNKLLECLPRLSGLPNERLRWNTNEEIASYLISFDRHDEWLSCTLKTRPKNGSIILYNRKKVKYRKDGYCWKKRKDGKTTREDHMKLKVQGMECLYGCYVHSSIVPTFHRRCYWLLQNPDIVLVHYLNVPSLEDSGKCSPLLCAVADRHDSVRWSRDDLLNQLKPMFHSMKCSVGSGDFSIEELVQHILDRQRTKPQPRTHTCLCNTAQVSSGVNIPHRCNSTKHRIISPKLPPSSCRPSPSSHSSEAGEAGRGGGGGGGEAKLPHLQAQSSPVSSPCPSSTSASSPPQPHRATITVGNHGNGFYDRHANLTTVALPQNAVIVMATTTAIAGGRGGGGGARGEEVGPGRSLSLTRSGQLLLSPALPPPAGNPVSPSPPSSSSPAPPSLPPPPPVQAAGVATLSLTLLPSPVIGGLLLTPSSSNTSSSINSPPPPAAASPPSPPSPPSPPLPPPSLPPAFDPDSFLNSPKQGQTYGGPPPLSSTPSPVLCTSSPLSPPSLALSLSPTSTPPSSVSPPSSLSSSSSSSSEADRRDSTLPLSSSSSSSPTPASSFPPSLSLSPSSSVAPPLLPLCLELGALGESAGGRESEAVGEEEEVKDRRDDDDDEGSAPPTKLALLQTSHASSCSSPRQHTGSSTASLLLVCQDSTSQHAQPANQAKRQADGQPPLVLAQAYNHLSAPEAPPPSTLSHQPMVLPQSQTVFTNATANMALDNDSAPAAVAMDTTQLTTPPIQVKEESRRSYDSEDTCMDTHLEEEAEPCERGGEELDISFDSQFPDLISDLITEEANPVAAHPAPSAAAVPNPAVFPAGVRYMVPPQPSPSSSFLPFPHPLPSSSSTRLASITDFSPEWSYPEGGVKVLITGPWSELSGRYSCVFDQSTVPASLIQPGVLRCYCPAHEAGLVCLQVLESGGSVSSSVLFEYRARNASSLPSSQLDWLSLDDNQFRMSILERLEQMERRMAEMAARDNNNQQQHHHCHHHQQQHHGNQLATPPPPPLPEDHEQSSQWFERRIVGVCERMMRGGRWGGGGGGERLHHSVRHRGMTLLHLAAAQGYTHLIHTLIHWRTVNSDSLDLEQEVDPLNIDHFSCTPLMWACALGHQRAAELLYGWNSSALGIPDSLGRLPLAVARSRGHTRLATALEELHTQTHMTPGDTHTSPADTHTPATPQPPLPPSPLSTSPDTGLSSSSSLPSPSDPSSPSPSSAYSSGPAPMDTSPSSPSSPSSSSSSLPVSPPSPSSLPLSLPPVSMWGEEPSGVLSSGLNPGGSRDAHLYLMDYESGSPLSPSHTYPHAHMAGGRRAHMAATLEEQLLSYSENAENEGEDEYLEEEVLQVDMATLAEQIIEATPERIKQEDFPRGAESPLRERRDNPAIQDTWLATYLDTVDAHTHSPPRRVCPPSPLSALALQRLRPPSSAAWAEFLNASANGKMERDFALLTLTDGEQRELYEAARIIQNAFRRYKGRRLKEQQDMAAAVIQRCYRKYKQYALYKKMTQAAILIQSKFRSYYEQKRFQQSRRAAVLIQQYYRSYKEYERLKQAPRGATSHNPKIKGSFLTKKQDQAARKIMRFLRRCRHRIKELKQTRELERRGLTT, from the exons ATGAGCAACAAGGAGATGGTTTCCACGGAGACAG aGAATAAAGGACCGAGGAAGGTGTTTCTTCCTAACAAGCTGTTGGAGTGTCTCCCTCGTTTGTCCGGTCTGCCTAACGAGCGGCTCAGGTGGAACACTAACGAG GAGATCGCTTCGTACCTGATATCATTTGACAGACATGACGAGTGGCTCTCCTGCACTCTGAAAACCAG GCCGAAGAACGGCAGCATCATCCTGTACAACAGGAAGAAGGTGAAGTACAGGAAGGACGGATACTGCTGGAAGAAAAGGAAGGATGGGAAAACGACGAGAGAGGACCACATGAAGCTGAAGGTCCAGGGCATGGAG TGCCTGTATGGTTGCTACGTCCATTCCTCCATTGTGCCGACATTCCACAGACGATGCtactggctgctgcag AATCCGGACATCGTGCTGGTCCACTACCTGAACGTGCCGTCCCTGGAGGATTCTGGGAAATGCAGTCCGCTGCTGTGTGCGGTGGCCGACCGCCATGACAGCGTGAGGTGGAGCCGGGACGACCTGCTGAACCAGCTGAAGCCCATGT TTCACAGTATGAAGTGCTCGGTGGGCTCCGGTGATTTCAGTATCGAGGAGTTGGTTCAACACATTCTGGACCGACAGAGAACCAAACCACagccgcgcacacacacctgcctctGTAACACCGCCCAGG tATCTTCAGGAGTGAACATTCCTCACCGCTGCAACAGCACCAAGCATCGCATCATCTCCCCCAAactgcctccctcctcctgcagacCCTCCCCCTCGTCTCACTCCTCTGAGGCGGGGGAGGccgggaggggaggaggaggaggaggaggagaagccaaACTGCCCCACCTGCAGGCTCAGAGCAGCCCCGTGTCGTCTCCATGCCCCTCGTCCAC CTCCGCCTCCTCGCCGCctcagcctcacagagccaccATAACCGTGGGTAACCACGGCAACGGCTTCTACGATCGTCATGCCAACCTGACGACGGTTGCGCTGCCCCAGAATGCGGTGATCGTCATGGCAACAACCACCGCCATTGCAGGAGGAAGAGGCGGCGGAGGCGGggccagaggagaggaggtgggaCCGGGGAGGAGCCTGTCACTCACCCGCTCCGGCCAGTTACTGCTCTCACCCGCCCTCCCACCTCCTGCCGGCAAccccgtctctccctcccctccctcctcctcctctcctgctcctccctcactcccccctcctccccctgtcCAGGCAGCGGGGGTGGCCACCCtctccctcaccctcctcccctcaccTGTGATCGGAGGCCTGCTCCTCACCCCCTCCTCTtccaacacctcctcctcaATCaattcccctcctcctcctgctgccgcctcccctccttctcccccaTCGCCCCCCTCAcctcccctgcctcccccttccctccccccAGCTTTTGACCCCGACTCCTTCCTCAACTCCCCTAAACAGGGTCAGACGTACGGTGGCCCACCACCTCTCTCTTCCACCCCCTCTCCTGTTCTCTgcacctcctcccccctctctcccccatccctcgctctctccctctcccccacctccacccctccctcctccgtctctcctccctcctcactctcctcctcctcgtcctcctcctctgaggcAGACAGGCGAGActccactctccctctctcctcctcgtcttcttcctcccctACGCCGGCCTCCTCCTTCCCCCCATCActctccctgtctccctcctcctctgtggccccgcccctcctccccctctgcctGGAGCTGGGAGCTCTGGGAGAGTCGGCGGGGGGGAGGGAGTCAGAGGCGgtgggagaagaagaggaggtgaaggaccggagagatgatgatgatgatgaaggcaGCGCTCCTCCCACCAAGCTGGCTCTGCTGCAG ACAAGCCACGCCTCCTCCTGCTCGTCTCCACGGCAACACACAGGAAGTAGCACCGCTTCACTGCTCTTGGTTTGCCAGGACTCGACAAGCCAGCACGCGCAACCGGCCAATCAGGCAAAGCGACAGGCTGACGGACAGCCGCCATTGGTCCTGGCACAAGCCTATAATCACCTGTCTGCGCCTGAAGCTCCGCCCCCCTCCACGCTGTCCCATCAGCCCATGGTGCTGCcgcagagtcagacagtgttTACAAATGCTACAGCTAACATGGCGTTGGACAATGACTCCGCCCCCGCTGCTGTCGCCATGGACACCACCCAGCTGACGACGCCTCCCATCCAGGTGAAGGAGGAGAGTAGGCGGAGCTACGACTCGGAGGACACCTGCATGGACAcacacctggaggaggaggcggagcccTGCGAGCGTGGAGGGGAGGAGCTCGACATCTCCTTCGACAGCCAGTTCCCTGACCTCATCTCTGACCTCATCACCGAGGAGGCCAATCCCGTCGCAGCTCACCCCGCCCCCTCCGCCGCTGCCGTGCCAAACCCGGCCGTGTTCCCGGCGGGGGTCCGCTACATGGTTCCCCCCCAGccctcgccctcctcctccttcctcccctttCCTCACCCACTGCCCTCGTCCTCCTCGACGCGCCTCGCCTCCATCACGGACTTCTCCCCGGAGTGGTCGTACCCCGAG ggagGTGTGAAGGTGTTGATAACAGGACCGTGGAGCGAGCTGTCGGGTCGATACTCCTGTGTGTTCGATCAGAGCACCGTCCCCGCATCGCTGATCCAACCTGGAGTGCTGCGCTGCTACTGCcctg CCCACGAGGCCGGTCTGGTGTGTCTGCAGGTTCTGGAGTCCGGAGGTTCGGTTTCCTCTTCAGTTTTGTTCGAGTACCGAGCGAGGAACGCCAGCTCCCTGCCCAGCTCTCAGCTCGACTGGCTCTCATTGGACG ATAATCAGTTCAGGATGTCCATCCTGGAGCGGCTGGAGCAGATGGAGCGCAGGATGGCAGAGATGGCCGCCCGCGACAACAACAACCAGCAGCAACATcatcactgtcatcatcatcagcagcagcaccatgGCAATCAGCTTGCCAcgccccctcctccacctctaccTGAGGACCACGAACAG tctTCTCAGTGGTTTGAGAGGAGGATTGTGGGAGTGTGTGAGCGGATGATGAGGGGAGGAcgatggggaggaggaggaggaggagagaggcttCATCACTCCGTCCGTCACCGCGGGATGACGCTGCTCCACCTGGCTGCTGCTCAGGGATACACACACCTGATACACACTCTGATCCACtggag gACCGTTAACAGCGACAGTCTGGAtctggaacaggaagtggatcCTCTGAACATCGACCACTTCTCCTGCACGCCGCTG atGTGGGCGTGTGCTCTGGgccaccagagggcagcagagcTCCTGTACGGCTGGAACAGTTCTGCTCTGGGGATCCCTGATTCGCTGGGCCGCCTGCCGCTCGCCGTGGCTCGCTCACGAGGACACACCCGCCTCGCCACGGCGCTGGAGGAgctgcatacacaaacacacatgacacCCGGGGACACACATACCtcccctgcagacacacacacaccggccaCACCACAGCCGCCGCTGCCCccgtctcctctgtccaccagcCCGGACACAG GTCTGAGCTCTTCCAGCAGCCTCCCCTCCCCCAGcgacccctcctccccctctccgaGCTCCGCCTACTCCAGTGGCCCCGCCCCCATGgacacctccccctcctctccatcgtccccttcctcatcctcttcctcgctgcccgtctcccctccctccccgtcctctctccccctctctcttcctcctgtgtcCATGTGGGGGGAGGAGCCGAGCGGCGTGCTGAGCTCAG GTTTGAACCCCGGCGGCTCCAGAGACGCTCATCTTTACCTCATGGACTATGAGAGCGGCAGCCCCCTCTCCCCCAGCCACACTtacccacacgcacacatggCGGGCGGGCGGCGGGCGCACATGGCGGCGAcgctggaggagcagctgctgAGCTACAGCGAGAACGCAGAGAATGAGGGCGAGGATGAgtacctggaggaggaggtgctgcag GTTGACATGGCAACCCTGGCTGAGCAAATCATTGAGGCGACCCCGGAGCGAATCAAACAGGAGGACTTCCCTAGGGGGGCGGAGTCTCCTCTCAGAGAGAGGCGGGACAACCCGGCCATACAGGACACCTGGCTGGCTACATACCTGGACACGGTCGACGCCCACACACACTCCCCGCCCAG GCGGGTGTGCCCCCCATCGCCCCTCAGTGCTCTGGCCCTCCAGAGGCTccgccctccctcctctgcggCGTGGGCGGAGTTCCTGAACGCCTCGGCCAATgggaagatggagagagactTCGCCCTACTGACGCTGACAGATGGAGAGCAGAGGGAGCTGTACGAGGCCGCCAGGATCATCCAGAACGCCTTCAGGAGAtacaag GGTCGGAGGTTAAAGGAGCAGCAGGACATGGCTGCAGCCGTCATCCAGAGATGCTACAGGAAAtacaaacag